A DNA window from Gillisia sp. Hel1_33_143 contains the following coding sequences:
- a CDS encoding aminoacyl-histidine dipeptidase, with the protein MNEEIRALEPKNLWNKFADLNAVPRPSKKEERVIEFMKNFGNDLNLETQVDSVGNVIIKKPATKGMENRKVVVLQSHLDMVHQKNNDTNFDFDTQGIEMYVDGDWVRAKGTTLGADNGLGVATIMAILESDSIEHPALEALFTIDEETGMTGAKGLEEGLLEGEILLNLDTEEDDEIGIGCAGGVDVTAKRTYSQEDAPEDAVAFKIVVNGLQGGHSGMDIIKGLGNANKFMNRLLFNASEDLDLRISSINGGGLRNAIPRESEAVVVIDDFQVKAFKSELEDEIDAIKTEFSKLEPNLKVSITETEVPAKVMEAQVQAQVQKAIYAAHNGVYRMSPEIEGLVETSNNIAKVEIKEGKIEIKCLTRSSVETSKDDLANSLKSSFELAGFDVELSGDYPGWAPNRESAILTVLDDLYEKMNGERADVAACHAGLECGIIGNHYPEMDMISFGPTIRGAHSPDERASISSAKKYWKFVLEILKNIPVK; encoded by the coding sequence ATGAATGAAGAAATAAGAGCACTGGAACCGAAAAATCTTTGGAACAAATTTGCAGATCTAAATGCTGTTCCGCGGCCATCTAAAAAGGAAGAACGCGTAATAGAGTTTATGAAGAATTTTGGGAATGATCTCAATCTCGAAACTCAAGTAGATTCTGTAGGGAATGTGATCATCAAGAAGCCTGCTACTAAAGGTATGGAAAATAGAAAAGTTGTGGTTTTACAATCGCATCTAGATATGGTGCATCAAAAAAATAATGATACCAATTTTGATTTTGATACTCAGGGTATCGAGATGTATGTAGATGGAGACTGGGTAAGAGCAAAAGGAACTACATTAGGAGCAGACAATGGGCTTGGAGTAGCAACTATCATGGCAATTCTAGAAAGTGACTCTATAGAACATCCTGCTTTAGAAGCATTGTTTACTATTGATGAGGAAACAGGGATGACCGGTGCCAAAGGTTTAGAAGAGGGACTACTAGAAGGTGAAATTCTTTTAAATTTAGATACAGAGGAAGACGATGAAATAGGAATAGGATGTGCTGGTGGAGTAGATGTTACTGCTAAAAGAACATATTCTCAAGAAGATGCTCCAGAAGATGCTGTTGCCTTTAAAATAGTAGTTAATGGATTGCAAGGTGGACATTCGGGAATGGATATCATCAAAGGATTAGGGAACGCCAATAAATTTATGAACCGCTTACTTTTTAATGCTTCTGAAGATCTTGATCTTAGAATTTCAAGTATTAATGGAGGTGGCTTAAGAAATGCAATACCTCGTGAGAGTGAGGCGGTTGTTGTAATTGATGATTTTCAAGTGAAAGCTTTTAAAAGCGAATTAGAAGATGAGATTGATGCAATTAAAACTGAATTTTCTAAGTTAGAACCTAATCTAAAAGTTTCTATTACTGAAACCGAAGTTCCGGCAAAAGTGATGGAGGCTCAAGTACAGGCTCAGGTTCAAAAAGCAATTTATGCAGCACATAATGGGGTTTACAGAATGAGTCCGGAGATTGAGGGGCTGGTAGAAACTTCTAACAATATTGCTAAAGTTGAAATTAAGGAAGGCAAAATAGAAATAAAATGTCTTACCAGATCTTCTGTAGAAACCTCTAAAGATGATCTAGCCAATAGTTTAAAGTCTAGTTTTGAACTTGCAGGATTTGATGTTGAACTTTCTGGGGATTATCCAGGGTGGGCTCCAAATAGAGAATCTGCAATCTTAACTGTTCTAGATGATCTATATGAGAAAATGAATGGGGAGAGAGCAGATGTTGCAGCTTGCCATGCAGGATTGGAATGTGGTATAATAGGGAATCATTATCCTGAGATGGATATGATCTCGTTTGGGCCAACTATTAGAGGAGCGCATTCTCCAGATGAGAGAGCGAGTATCTCTTCAGCTAAAAAATATTGGAAGTTCGTTTTAGAAATTTTAAAGAACATCCCTGTAAAATAG
- a CDS encoding TrmH family RNA methyltransferase: MFKKISSLQNSKIKSLLQLQEKSRNRKKEGVFLVEGVREISLAIKGNYRISELFFCDELFKAENISDLTKTVTTNPEVTELSEEVYSKIAYRGSTEGVMALVQVKDLSLSQLQLNAKNPLILVAEAPEKPGNIGALLRTADAANVDAVLLANPKTDMFNPNIIRSSVGCVFTTNIGTASTAEIIHFLKDKSINIYAAALQASVHYDIIDFTAPTAIVVGTEATGLSEEWLDNSTQNIIIPMQGEIDSMNVSVAAGILIFEAKRQRKF, translated from the coding sequence ATGTTCAAAAAGATTTCAAGTTTACAGAATTCAAAGATCAAAAGCTTACTTCAATTACAGGAGAAATCCAGGAACCGAAAAAAAGAAGGAGTTTTTCTGGTAGAGGGAGTTAGAGAGATTTCCCTAGCAATAAAAGGAAATTATAGAATTTCTGAACTTTTCTTCTGTGATGAGCTTTTTAAAGCTGAAAATATTTCAGATCTAACTAAAACTGTTACCACCAATCCTGAAGTTACCGAACTTTCTGAAGAGGTTTATAGCAAAATAGCTTATAGAGGAAGTACAGAAGGAGTTATGGCGTTGGTACAAGTTAAAGATCTTAGTTTATCTCAGTTGCAATTAAACGCAAAGAACCCCTTAATATTAGTAGCTGAAGCTCCGGAAAAGCCAGGGAATATTGGTGCATTGTTAAGAACTGCAGATGCTGCTAATGTTGATGCCGTTTTATTGGCCAATCCCAAAACAGATATGTTCAATCCAAACATTATTAGGTCTAGTGTGGGCTGTGTTTTTACCACGAATATTGGTACTGCAAGTACTGCTGAGATCATCCATTTCTTAAAAGATAAATCTATTAATATTTATGCGGCGGCACTTCAAGCATCGGTACATTATGATATTATAGATTTTACAGCGCCAACAGCAATAGTAGTAGGTACCGAAGCTACAGGTTTAAGCGAAGAATGGTTAGATAATTCTACTCAAAATATCATCATCCCTATGCAAGGTGAAATAGATTCAATGAATGTTTCTGTAGCAGCTGGAATACTAATTTTCGAAGCAAAACGACAGCGCAAATTCTAA
- a CDS encoding M48 family metallopeptidase gives MTAQTLFYILIAVIIIDFLIDKILDTLNAKHFNDPIPEGLSDVYETSEYNRSQNYKKERYKYSTVTSTISFIAMLLVLFFEGFAYLDKLVRTYSENEIVITLLFFGIIMLINEIIMLPFSWYSTFVIEEKYGFNKTSLKTFVSDKLKSLVLTAIFGGAILALIVWFYQLTAQNFWLYAWGLVIFITLFANMFYAKLIVPIFNKQVPLQDGSLRTKIEAYAKTVGFELHNIFIIDGSKRSTKANAYFSGFGKEKRITLYDTLLNDLEEEEIVGVLAHEVGHYKKKHIIANVAASIFTTGLTLWLLSLFIGNPLLSEALGVSTPSFHVGLIVFGILYSPVSAVTGLLMNILSRKFEYQADDFAKNTYNAEALISSLKKLSKTSLSNLTPHKAYVFVHYSHPTLLERFNNLRR, from the coding sequence GTGACGGCACAAACTCTATTCTATATACTAATAGCGGTGATCATTATAGATTTTTTAATCGATAAAATTTTAGATACCCTCAATGCGAAGCACTTTAATGATCCTATCCCAGAAGGATTATCTGATGTTTATGAAACCTCTGAATACAATAGATCACAAAATTATAAAAAAGAGCGATATAAATATAGTACAGTCACATCCACAATTTCTTTTATAGCCATGCTACTGGTTCTCTTTTTTGAAGGATTTGCATATCTAGACAAACTAGTAAGAACGTATTCTGAAAATGAGATTGTTATTACGCTATTGTTCTTCGGAATTATTATGCTAATAAATGAGATAATTATGCTACCATTTTCATGGTATAGCACCTTTGTCATTGAAGAAAAATATGGCTTTAATAAAACAAGCCTTAAAACTTTTGTTTCTGACAAATTGAAATCGCTAGTACTTACAGCGATTTTTGGCGGAGCTATTTTGGCATTAATAGTTTGGTTCTATCAATTAACGGCTCAAAATTTTTGGCTGTATGCTTGGGGATTAGTCATCTTCATAACCCTGTTCGCAAATATGTTCTATGCAAAATTGATAGTTCCCATTTTTAATAAACAAGTACCACTGCAAGATGGTAGCTTAAGGACTAAAATTGAAGCATATGCAAAGACAGTAGGGTTTGAATTACATAATATTTTTATAATAGATGGTTCTAAAAGAAGTACGAAGGCAAATGCTTATTTTTCAGGGTTTGGCAAAGAAAAAAGGATCACTTTATATGATACGCTTTTAAATGATCTTGAGGAAGAGGAGATCGTTGGAGTTCTTGCACATGAAGTTGGACATTATAAGAAAAAACATATTATTGCAAATGTTGCAGCATCTATTTTTACCACCGGACTTACATTATGGCTATTGTCGTTATTTATTGGAAATCCATTATTATCTGAAGCTCTAGGAGTATCAACTCCTAGTTTTCACGTAGGCCTGATAGTCTTCGGGATTCTTTATAGTCCAGTATCAGCAGTAACAGGATTATTAATGAATATTTTATCAAGAAAATTTGAATATCAGGCTGATGATTTTGCTAAAAATACTTATAATGCAGAGGCATTGATTTCTAGCTTAAAAAAATTATCAAAAACCAGTTTAAGCAATTTAACGCCCCATAAAGCCTATGTTTTTGTGCACTACTCACACCCTACTCTTTTAGAGAGATTTAATAATTTAAGAAGGTAG
- the gldI gene encoding gliding motility-associated peptidyl-prolyl isomerase GldI: protein MRIRFILLILTVISFGACKSPEARRPVTQNSGSFIDQSIARNKELVAKEEAVIEKMIQQDSIKEYIASANGFWYYYNKQTTDTLNIKTPEFGDVVKFDYTINDLNENVIYDEGELPTKRYAIDKEELFGGLREGLKLMKEGEVVTFIFPSHKAFGYYGDKHKIGTNIPIITKVSLNSITTENDLNTNSNSNN, encoded by the coding sequence ATGAGAATAAGATTTATATTATTGATTCTAACAGTTATAAGCTTTGGAGCATGTAAATCTCCTGAAGCCCGAAGACCTGTAACTCAAAATTCTGGTTCTTTTATAGATCAATCTATAGCCAGAAATAAAGAACTAGTTGCCAAAGAGGAAGCTGTTATTGAAAAAATGATCCAACAAGATTCTATTAAGGAATATATAGCGTCGGCGAATGGATTTTGGTATTATTACAATAAGCAAACTACAGATACCTTAAATATTAAAACTCCTGAATTTGGCGATGTTGTTAAGTTCGATTATACTATTAACGATCTTAATGAAAATGTGATATATGATGAAGGAGAACTTCCTACAAAAAGATATGCTATAGATAAAGAAGAGCTTTTTGGCGGACTTAGAGAAGGTTTAAAATTAATGAAAGAAGGAGAGGTTGTAACATTTATCTTTCCATCTCATAAAGCCTTTGGTTATTATGGCGATAAGCATAAAATAGGAACCAATATTCCCATTATTACAAAAGTGAGTTTAAACTCTATAACTACAGAAAACGATTTAAATACCAATTCAAACTCTAATAATTAA
- a CDS encoding amidohydrolase family protein: MKLKILLFSLVIMGSCAQAQEYFPKNDGVKSENNNYTVFENAKIHVDANTIIENGMFAVRNGKITAVGKKINIPKNAIKINLDGNDVYPSFIDIYSDYGIAKPKKAEGGGQPQYDASREGYYWNDHIRPETNAVEYFSYDKEAAEKLQKNGFGVVNTHMADGIIRGAGMLVALNPEGTTGDRILSDRSAEYLSFNKSVQSRQSYPTSIMGAMALLRQTYLDAAWYTQGKSKNKDLALEALNRNKALTKIFKTDNLLDELRADKIGDEFGFQYIIYGNGNEFERLEEIKKTNATYIVPLNFPDAYDVENPFMANYVSLQDMKRWNQAPSNLAMMQKNGIPFVITTNDLKDEKKFKENLLKAIEYGLDKRTALNALTTIPAKLIGQENKLGVLKEGAWANFLITSGDYFDKETVLYENWVQGNRTAFTPMDTPSLAGNYTLKLDGNTYDLKFSGEPNEPKVDVKVGETKVKSKLTYSDSWMNLMLESPDSTKSEYIRLVARVNSKSDNLQGSATLNNGTETSFYAMRSDDVSEEKKEKEKEKDVLQDVMPVSYPNMAYGFETLPTSENILFKNATVWTNTSKGIMENTDVLIKDGKIAAVGKDLNAGKAKVVDATGKHLTSGIIDEHSHIAASAINEAGQNSTAEVTMEDVVDPSDINIYRNLAGGVTTVQLLHGSANPIGGRSAILKLKWGAAPNEMIFKEAPKFIKFALGENVKQANWGSTTRFPQTRMGTEQVYMDYFSRARNYEAAKKEDKNFRKDLEMETLVEILNGNRFVSSHSYIQSEINMLMTVAEKFDFRINTFTHILEGYKVADKMKEHGVGASTFSDWWAYKYEVKDAIPYNAAILHDAGVTVAINSDDPEMSRRLNQEAAKSVKYGGVSEEEAWKFVTLNPAKLLHIDNLVGSVESGKNADVVLWSGNPLSIYSKAEKTLIDGTVYFDLERDEKLRQEITKEKSILTTQMLAAKNGGSKTKPVVKKENQTMGCDTIEIH; the protein is encoded by the coding sequence ATGAAGTTAAAAATTTTATTGTTTTCTCTGGTAATTATGGGTAGCTGTGCACAGGCACAAGAATACTTCCCAAAGAATGACGGAGTTAAATCTGAAAATAACAATTACACGGTCTTTGAAAATGCCAAAATTCACGTAGATGCCAACACCATAATAGAAAATGGAATGTTTGCAGTAAGAAATGGTAAGATCACCGCAGTGGGTAAGAAAATTAATATACCTAAGAATGCTATTAAGATTAATTTAGATGGAAATGATGTTTATCCATCTTTTATAGATATCTATAGTGATTATGGAATTGCAAAACCTAAGAAAGCAGAAGGTGGCGGGCAACCACAATATGATGCCAGCAGAGAAGGGTATTATTGGAATGATCATATAAGACCTGAAACAAATGCAGTAGAATATTTTAGCTATGATAAGGAAGCTGCAGAAAAATTACAGAAAAACGGATTTGGAGTGGTAAACACTCACATGGCAGATGGAATTATTAGAGGAGCCGGAATGTTGGTTGCTTTAAATCCTGAGGGCACCACTGGAGATAGAATTCTGAGCGATAGATCTGCAGAATATCTTTCTTTTAACAAAAGTGTACAATCAAGACAATCTTATCCTACATCTATAATGGGTGCCATGGCATTACTGCGTCAAACTTATTTAGATGCAGCTTGGTATACTCAGGGTAAATCTAAAAATAAGGATCTTGCTTTAGAAGCATTAAACAGAAATAAGGCGCTTACCAAGATCTTTAAAACCGATAATTTATTAGATGAATTAAGAGCAGATAAGATTGGAGATGAATTTGGCTTTCAATATATTATCTATGGAAATGGTAATGAATTTGAAAGATTAGAGGAGATCAAGAAAACCAACGCTACGTATATCGTTCCACTTAACTTTCCAGATGCTTATGATGTAGAAAATCCATTTATGGCGAACTATGTGAGCCTTCAAGATATGAAAAGATGGAATCAGGCTCCTTCTAATCTGGCAATGATGCAAAAGAACGGAATTCCATTTGTTATTACCACTAACGATCTTAAGGATGAAAAGAAGTTCAAGGAGAATCTTCTAAAAGCTATTGAGTATGGACTAGACAAGAGAACTGCATTAAATGCACTTACCACAATTCCGGCAAAACTTATTGGGCAAGAAAATAAATTAGGGGTTTTAAAAGAAGGTGCTTGGGCTAATTTCTTGATCACCTCCGGCGATTATTTTGATAAGGAAACTGTACTTTATGAGAACTGGGTACAGGGAAATAGAACCGCCTTTACTCCTATGGATACTCCAAGTCTAGCTGGTAATTATACTCTAAAACTTGATGGGAATACGTATGATCTTAAATTCTCTGGCGAACCTAACGAGCCTAAAGTAGATGTAAAAGTTGGTGAGACCAAAGTAAAATCTAAGCTAACGTATTCAGATTCCTGGATGAACTTGATGTTGGAATCTCCAGATTCTACAAAATCTGAATATATCAGGTTGGTTGCTAGAGTGAATTCTAAATCAGATAATTTACAGGGAAGCGCTACTCTTAATAATGGAACAGAAACTTCTTTTTACGCTATGAGATCAGATGATGTTTCAGAAGAAAAGAAGGAGAAAGAAAAAGAAAAGGATGTATTACAAGATGTGATGCCTGTCTCCTACCCTAATATGGCTTATGGTTTTGAAACATTGCCTACTTCAGAAAATATATTATTTAAGAATGCTACTGTTTGGACCAATACTTCCAAAGGAATTATGGAGAACACAGACGTGTTAATAAAAGATGGAAAAATAGCTGCTGTTGGCAAAGACCTTAACGCCGGAAAGGCTAAAGTTGTAGACGCTACCGGAAAGCATCTAACTTCTGGAATTATAGATGAACATTCTCATATAGCCGCTTCAGCAATTAATGAAGCCGGGCAGAATTCTACGGCAGAAGTAACTATGGAAGATGTGGTAGATCCTTCTGATATTAATATCTATAGAAATCTAGCAGGTGGAGTTACTACTGTACAACTACTGCATGGTTCTGCAAATCCTATTGGAGGGAGATCTGCGATCTTAAAATTAAAATGGGGAGCGGCACCAAATGAAATGATCTTTAAAGAAGCTCCAAAATTTATAAAATTCGCTTTGGGAGAAAATGTAAAACAAGCCAATTGGGGAAGTACCACTCGTTTTCCACAAACTAGAATGGGTACAGAACAAGTTTACATGGATTATTTTAGCAGAGCAAGAAATTATGAAGCTGCTAAAAAAGAAGATAAGAATTTTAGAAAAGATCTAGAAATGGAAACTTTGGTTGAGATCCTAAACGGAAATAGATTTGTTTCTAGTCACTCTTATATTCAAAGCGAGATTAATATGTTGATGACGGTAGCAGAGAAGTTTGACTTCCGAATAAATACTTTTACTCATATTCTGGAAGGTTATAAAGTTGCAGACAAGATGAAAGAACACGGCGTTGGAGCCTCGACTTTTTCAGACTGGTGGGCCTATAAATATGAAGTTAAAGACGCAATTCCTTATAATGCGGCCATTTTACATGATGCAGGAGTTACCGTTGCAATAAATAGTGATGATCCAGAAATGAGCAGAAGATTAAATCAAGAAGCTGCAAAAAGTGTAAAATATGGAGGTGTCTCAGAAGAGGAAGCTTGGAAATTTGTAACCTTAAATCCGGCGAAACTACTTCATATAGATAATCTGGTAGGAAGTGTTGAGTCTGGTAAGAACGCTGATGTTGTATTATGGTCTGGCAACCCTCTTTCTATATACTCTAAAGCCGAAAAAACTTTAATTGATGGTACTGTTTATTTCGATTTGGAAAGAGATGAAAAACTAAGACAAGAGATCACAAAAGAAAAGAGCATCCTTACTACACAAATGTTAGCTGCTAAAAATGGTGGATCTAAAACTAAGCCAGTTGTGAAGAAAGAAAACCAGACTATGGGTTGCGACACTATTGAAATACACTAA
- a CDS encoding peptidylprolyl isomerase, with protein sequence MKKLSILFICTILLSFTSCKEDYPDLADGMYAEFNTNQGTFLAELYYKETPITVANFVSLAEGKSHKMVDSAYQGKKFYDGLIFHRVIRDFMIQGGDPQGTGSGDPGYRFPDEIVDTLKLEEKGLLAMANAGAGTNGSQFFVTLAATPWLTGKHTVFGKVLEGMTVVDSIGSVKTGPGDKPLQDVLIENVKIIRKGKDAKNFEAAKLFEEKLSKVKEEEERIEKMKAASKRSNADRFSALKETDTKELESGLKIHFLEKGDGAQPKAGDKVKIDYAGYFADGTLFDTSIEEVAVEGGVFNQQRKDQVGYNPMVIPYGPDAPVIPGFKEGIQQLKVGDKAIIYIPSHLGYGARGAGGIIPPNTDLIFEMTMVGIEE encoded by the coding sequence ATGAAAAAATTAAGCATTCTATTTATTTGTACCATTCTTCTAAGCTTTACTAGCTGCAAAGAGGATTATCCGGATCTAGCAGACGGGATGTATGCAGAATTCAATACTAACCAAGGTACTTTCTTAGCAGAATTATATTATAAGGAGACACCAATAACCGTTGCTAACTTTGTTTCTCTTGCTGAAGGCAAAAGCCATAAAATGGTAGATAGCGCTTATCAAGGAAAGAAATTCTATGATGGTTTGATCTTTCACCGTGTAATAAGAGATTTTATGATTCAGGGTGGAGATCCTCAAGGTACAGGAAGTGGTGACCCAGGATATAGATTTCCAGATGAAATTGTAGATACTTTAAAACTTGAAGAAAAAGGTCTATTAGCAATGGCTAATGCAGGTGCTGGTACAAACGGAAGTCAGTTCTTCGTTACTTTGGCTGCAACTCCATGGTTAACAGGAAAACATACTGTATTTGGTAAAGTTTTGGAAGGAATGACTGTTGTAGATAGCATTGGTTCTGTAAAAACAGGTCCTGGAGACAAGCCTTTACAAGATGTTTTAATAGAGAATGTAAAGATCATTAGAAAAGGTAAGGATGCTAAGAATTTTGAAGCAGCTAAACTTTTTGAAGAAAAACTATCTAAAGTAAAGGAAGAAGAAGAAAGAATAGAGAAAATGAAAGCTGCTTCTAAGAGATCTAATGCTGATAGATTTTCTGCCCTTAAAGAAACAGACACTAAAGAATTAGAGAGTGGTCTTAAGATCCATTTCTTGGAAAAAGGTGATGGTGCACAACCAAAAGCTGGAGATAAAGTAAAAATTGATTATGCAGGATATTTTGCAGATGGAACTTTGTTTGATACAAGTATTGAAGAAGTTGCTGTAGAAGGTGGTGTATTTAATCAACAACGTAAAGACCAGGTTGGATATAACCCAATGGTAATTCCGTATGGTCCCGATGCTCCAGTTATTCCAGGATTTAAAGAAGGTATTCAACAATTAAAAGTTGGAGATAAAGCTATTATCTATATCCCATCGCACTTGGGTTACGGAGCCAGAGGAGCTGGTGGAATTATTCCTCCAAATACAGATCTTATTTTTGAGATGACAATGGTAGGTATAGAAGAATAA
- a CDS encoding amidohydrolase family protein: MKKLTIKIFVLAISMSGGIMAQQTPAPKQSKAVTIVGATAHLGNGETIKNSLIIFEDGKITQIMDALTTKMQYRGTIIQADGKHVYPGFIAPNSTLGLVEIDAVRASDDEDEIGDMLPHLRSLIAYNTESQVVESMRPNGVLMGQITPRGGTISGTSSIVQFDAWNWEDAVIKEDDGLHLNWPNSFKQGRWWEGEERGMKPNKDYKDEVSKISQFFNSAKAYLAGDMNEVNLPFKAMKTVFTGDKKVYIHVNGEKEITDAIQFKKEQDLKDMVIVGGYDALNVADALKANNISILAQRPHTTPDQDGDDYDYSYKMAKLLVDKGLLVGLESSGQMERMNSRNLPFYAGTVASFGMDKEEALKLITFNTAKILGIDDMVGTLERGKDATLFISEGDALDMRTNIITHAYIQGREISLESHQTELYHRYSNKYKDQDKTKKKENE; the protein is encoded by the coding sequence ATGAAAAAGCTTACTATAAAAATCTTTGTCCTCGCAATTTCAATGTCAGGAGGAATAATGGCACAGCAAACACCTGCGCCCAAACAATCTAAAGCCGTAACCATAGTTGGAGCTACCGCTCACTTGGGAAATGGTGAAACTATAAAGAACAGTTTAATAATTTTTGAAGATGGCAAGATCACCCAGATCATGGATGCCTTAACTACCAAAATGCAGTATAGAGGTACTATTATTCAAGCTGATGGGAAACACGTATATCCAGGATTTATTGCTCCCAATTCAACCTTAGGTTTAGTAGAAATAGATGCGGTTCGAGCTTCAGATGATGAAGATGAGATTGGAGATATGTTACCACATCTTAGAAGCTTAATAGCCTATAATACCGAAAGTCAGGTTGTAGAATCTATGAGACCTAATGGAGTTTTAATGGGACAGATCACTCCTAGAGGAGGAACTATTTCTGGTACTTCTTCTATAGTACAATTTGACGCATGGAACTGGGAAGATGCGGTTATTAAAGAAGATGATGGACTTCATTTAAATTGGCCAAACAGTTTTAAGCAAGGTCGATGGTGGGAAGGTGAAGAAAGAGGAATGAAACCAAATAAAGATTACAAAGATGAAGTTTCAAAAATCTCCCAATTCTTCAATAGCGCGAAAGCCTATTTAGCAGGAGATATGAATGAGGTGAACTTACCCTTTAAGGCGATGAAAACTGTATTTACAGGAGATAAAAAAGTTTATATTCATGTAAATGGCGAAAAAGAGATAACAGACGCTATTCAATTCAAAAAAGAACAAGACCTAAAAGATATGGTTATTGTTGGAGGTTATGATGCACTTAATGTTGCAGATGCATTAAAAGCTAATAATATCTCAATCTTAGCTCAAAGACCTCATACTACTCCAGATCAAGACGGAGATGATTATGACTATTCTTATAAAATGGCCAAACTTCTTGTAGATAAAGGCCTGCTTGTTGGTTTAGAATCTAGCGGACAAATGGAAAGAATGAACTCTAGAAATTTACCTTTTTATGCCGGTACCGTAGCTTCCTTTGGAATGGATAAAGAGGAAGCTTTAAAACTTATTACTTTTAATACCGCAAAGATCTTAGGAATAGATGATATGGTTGGAACTCTTGAAAGAGGTAAAGATGCTACACTATTTATTAGTGAAGGTGATGCATTAGATATGAGAACCAACATTATTACGCACGCTTATATTCAGGGAAGAGAGATAAGTCTGGAAAGTCACCAAACAGAATTATATCACAGGTATTCTAACAAATATAAGGACCAAGATAAAACTAAAAAGAAAGAAAATGAGTAA
- a CDS encoding DUF3810 domain-containing protein has product MKNKTALILALLLPVQYVVIKIISNYPSFIEEWYSTGIYPYISKIMRFSLGILPFSVGDLLYTFFIFSIVRWLVLRLRTKFSNPKKWILEIFATFSIVYACFHIFWGFNYYRLPLHKTLKIKNTYTTEELVLLTETLIKKSNQVHSKLVNNDSVIVAYNFSKTQLLHTTIQGFDYLREEYPKLTYSGKALKRSLFSIPLTYMGFNGYLNPLTNEAQVNTQIVKYKIPTTASHEIGHQLGFAKENEANFIACLATIHHPDPYFRYSGLTFALRYCLNELYVRDAVKADAMLKTIHPGILANYKEVRDFWSLHQNPFEPLFQTTYNGFLKANNQAEGMKSYSYVVALLVNYFDDVEKAF; this is encoded by the coding sequence GTGAAAAATAAAACCGCACTTATTTTAGCGCTCCTATTGCCAGTTCAATATGTGGTGATTAAGATCATCTCCAATTACCCATCGTTTATAGAAGAGTGGTACAGCACCGGCATTTACCCTTACATTTCTAAGATAATGAGATTTTCCCTTGGTATCCTCCCTTTTTCTGTAGGTGATCTATTATATACATTTTTTATCTTCTCTATTGTTAGATGGCTTGTTTTAAGATTACGAACTAAATTTAGTAATCCCAAAAAATGGATTTTGGAGATCTTTGCTACATTCTCTATTGTTTATGCTTGTTTTCATATTTTCTGGGGTTTTAATTACTACAGATTACCATTGCATAAAACCTTAAAGATCAAAAATACCTATACTACAGAAGAACTGGTGTTATTAACAGAAACCTTGATTAAGAAATCTAATCAGGTTCATAGCAAACTTGTAAATAATGATTCTGTAATAGTAGCGTATAACTTTTCTAAAACTCAACTACTGCACACTACCATTCAGGGATTTGACTATTTACGTGAAGAATATCCTAAGCTTACCTATAGCGGGAAGGCATTAAAAAGATCCTTGTTCAGTATTCCGCTTACGTATATGGGTTTTAATGGATATTTAAATCCGCTAACAAATGAGGCGCAAGTAAATACTCAGATAGTTAAATATAAGATCCCTACCACTGCGAGTCATGAAATTGGCCATCAATTAGGATTTGCTAAAGAGAACGAAGCTAACTTTATAGCTTGTCTGGCTACAATCCATCATCCAGATCCATATTTCAGATATTCAGGATTAACCTTCGCCTTAAGGTATTGCTTAAATGAACTGTATGTAAGAGATGCAGTAAAAGCAGATGCTATGCTTAAAACCATACATCCAGGAATTCTTGCTAATTATAAAGAGGTGAGAGATTTTTGGTCGCTTCATCAAAATCCTTTTGAGCCATTATTTCAGACTACATATAATGGTTTTCTAAAAGCAAATAATCAGGCTGAGGGAATGAAGAGCTATAGTTATGTGGTAGCACTATTAGTTAATTATTTTGATGATGTTGAAAAAGCATTTTAA